Below is a genomic region from Mycolicibacter hiberniae.
GATCTCCAGTGCCTTGGGGTGCTTGTAGCGCGCCAAGCGCTCGGTCATGAACACCTCGAGCTCGGCTAGGGTCAGCCCCTCGCGGGACAATGCAGCGACCGCCACCGGCACCTCGCCCCACCGTTCGTCCGGGCGGCCGATGACGGCCACCTCGACGATGTCCGGGTGATCGGCCAGCACGTTCTCCACTTCGGCGCAGTACACGTTCTCGCCGCCGGAGATGATCATGTCCTTCTTGCGGTCGACCACCCAGACGTAGCCTTCCTCGTCCATGCGGACCAGGTCTCCGGAGTGGAACCAGCCGCCGGCGAAGGCCTCTGCGGTGGCCTGCGGGTTGTTCCAATAGCCGCTCATCAGGGTGGGCGCCCGGTACACGATCTCGCCGACTTCACCGATGGGCACGTCGTTCATCTGCTCGTCGACAACGCGGGCGCTGACCGTCGGGATCACGGTGCCGACCGAACCGAGCTTTCTGATGGCGTCCTCGCCCAGCAGGATGCAGGTCACCGGCGACATCTCGGTCTGCCCGAAGGCCGCCAGGATCTTGGTGCCCGGGAAGGTCTCCGCCATCTGCCGCAGCAGGGCATCCGAGGCCGGCGCCGCGCCCCACGACATGGTTCGCAGACAGATGTCTCGCGGGTTGGCCTGCTGCTCGGCGCAGACCGCCTGCCACTGGGCCGGCACCAGGAAGATCCCGGTCACCCGCTCGGCGGCCAGCACGTCGAGCAGTTGGCCGGCGTCGAACGCCCCGAGCGGGTTGATGACGGTCGGGATGCCCAGCCACATGCCGGGCAGCAGGTTGCCCACCCCGGCGATGTGGAAGAACGGCACCCCGATGAACGCCACGTCGCCGGTGCCGGTCCCGGAGGTGTGCAGCGCCGTCATCGTCTGGCCCAGCAGGTTGGTGTGGGTGAGCACCGCGCCCTTGGGCAGGCCGGTGGTCCCCGAGGTGTAGATGATCAGGGCCGGGGAGTCGTTGGGGATGTCGACCGGCGCGTGCGGTTCGCCGGTCTCGTCGATGAGGTCTTCGTAACCGATCAGACCCGCATCGATGTCACTGGGAGCACCGGCCACCACCACGGTCTCCAGCAGCTCGGTCAGCTCGCGCACGCCGGTGGCGACCGGCACCAGCGCCGGTTCGGTGATCAACACCCTGGCTTCGCAGTCGCTGACCAGGTAGGCGATCTCCGGCGGGGTGAGCCGGAAGTTCACCGGGACCGCGATTCCGCCGAGCATGTTGGCGGCCAGCACCGACTCGACGAACTCGGTGCGGTTGAGCATCAGGATCATCACCCGATCGCCGGCGCGGACCCCGCGACGGCTCAGAGCGTCGGCCAGCGCCGCGACCCGGTCCCGCAACTGGGCCCAGGTGGTGGTCTGGCCGAGGAAGCGCAGCGCCGTCGCGTTCGGCTGCATCAGCGCGTGCCGGTCCAACTGGTTGACCCAGTTCTGTCGACGAGCACGGTACGGCTGCTCGGCGGGATCGACGGTTGCGTGGCTCAATTCGGATCTCCCGCTTCGTGTTGACGACGACACACGGCTTCGCCGCTTAATCGACGCTGAGGGTACGGCGCCGACCCGCTGCGCCCGGCTTCGCCGCGCTTGCGATCGACGCTGAGGGTACGGCGCCGACCCGCTGCGCCCGGCTTCGCCGCGCTTGCGATCGACGCTGAGGGTACGGGTACGGCGCCGACCCGCTGCGCCCGGCTTCGCCGCGCTTGCGATCGACGCTGAGGCTAGCCTGCCGCGAGTGCTTCGGCGCGCCGTTT
It encodes:
- the fadD5 gene encoding fatty-acid--CoA ligase FadD5; translation: MSHATVDPAEQPYRARRQNWVNQLDRHALMQPNATALRFLGQTTTWAQLRDRVAALADALSRRGVRAGDRVMILMLNRTEFVESVLAANMLGGIAVPVNFRLTPPEIAYLVSDCEARVLITEPALVPVATGVRELTELLETVVVAGAPSDIDAGLIGYEDLIDETGEPHAPVDIPNDSPALIIYTSGTTGLPKGAVLTHTNLLGQTMTALHTSGTGTGDVAFIGVPFFHIAGVGNLLPGMWLGIPTVINPLGAFDAGQLLDVLAAERVTGIFLVPAQWQAVCAEQQANPRDICLRTMSWGAAPASDALLRQMAETFPGTKILAAFGQTEMSPVTCILLGEDAIRKLGSVGTVIPTVSARVVDEQMNDVPIGEVGEIVYRAPTLMSGYWNNPQATAEAFAGGWFHSGDLVRMDEEGYVWVVDRKKDMIISGGENVYCAEVENVLADHPDIVEVAVIGRPDERWGEVPVAVAALSREGLTLAELEVFMTERLARYKHPKALEIVVALPRNPAGKVLKTELRTQFGSGR